A single region of the Dromaius novaehollandiae isolate bDroNov1 chromosome 27, bDroNov1.hap1, whole genome shotgun sequence genome encodes:
- the LRRN2 gene encoding leucine-rich repeat neuronal protein 2 — MCPMSVPCLEGSWSFQLKMRRFQTSLLLLCVAAATAIPIVPWKVKCPLQCVCQIRPWYTPRSVYREAATVDCNDLFISTVPENLPEGTQTLLLQSNNIARLEQSELEYLKNLSELDLSQNSFSDVWDFGLKNMPQLLSLHLEENQLAELPDNSFPGLGNLQELYLNHNQLCRISPRAFSGLGSLLRLHLNSNLLRTVDSRWFQMLPNLEILMIGGNKVDAILDMNFRPLSNLRSLVLAGMNLREISDYALEGLRSLESLSFYDNKLVNVPKRALQQVPGLKFLDLNKNPLQRVKQSDFMNMLHLKELGLNNMEELVSIDKFALINLPELTKLDMTNNPKLSFIHPSAFHHLPQMETLMLNNNALSALHKQTVESLPNLQEISIHSNPIRCDCVIRWVNSTENHIRFIEPQSTLCAEPPDLKRRHIRDVPFREMTDRCLPLISAKSFPSHLEVADSENISLHCRALAEPEPEIYWVTPSGVKLIPYTEDGRYKVHPEGTLEIYRISAQEAGLYTCVAHNLLGADTKSISVMVNSSFPLSEDSLELVVMEVQAYHILVAWKPHLNTISSNLTWSSFLLSSNLDMTNVARIPIGTHVYNITRLHQDTEYWACLHVAFVDLQAKVACVSARTKEAGYRYRFLGARQSILTMLVLCILLLSASLVGHYGFGSSGAEPRSATELLPRRTPCSLGASSVRVIYPPFIRPWGRGQRGEKLLAVEVQATPLDS, encoded by the coding sequence ATGTGCCCCATGAGCGTTCCCTGCCTGGAGGGAAGCTGGTCTTTCCAGTTGAAAATGAGACGCTTCCAAACGAGCCTGCTTCTCCTCTGTGTGGCAGCTGCCACCGCCATCCCCATCGTGCCCTGGAAGGTCAAATGCCCGCTGCAGTGCGTCTGCCAGATCAGGCCGTGGTACACTCCCCGCTCTGTGTACCGGGAGGCTGCCACCGTCGACTGCAATGACTTGTTCATCTCCACGGTGCCTGAAAACTTGCCGGAGGGGACGCAGACCCTGCTCTTGCAAAGCAACAACATTGCCAGGCTCGAGCAGAGCGAGCTGGAGTATCTCAAAAACCTGTCAGAGCTGGACCTGTCGCAGAACAGTTTTTCTGACGTCTGGGACTTTGGCCTGAAGAACATGCCCCAGCTGCTCAGCCTGCATCTGGAGGAGAACCAGCTGGCCGAGCTGCCTGACAACAGCTTTCCCGGCCTGGGCAACCTGCAGGAGCTGTACCTGAACCACAATCAGCTATGCAGGATCTCTCCCCGGGCCTTCTCTGGCCTTGGCAGCCTGCTCCGGCTCCACCTCAACTCCAATCTGCTGAGAACGGTTGACAGCCGCTGGTTCCAGATGCTCCCCAACCTTGAGATCCTCATGATTGGAGGCAACAAGGTGGATGCTATCTTGGATATGAATTTCAGGCCCTTGTCAAACCTGCGGAGCTTGGTCTTGGCTGGGATGAACCTGAGGGAGATCTCGGACTACGCGCTGGAAGGCCTGCGGAGCCTGGAGAGCCTTTCTTTCTATGACAACAAGCTCGTGAATGTCCCCAAGCGTGCACTGCAGCAAGTTCCTGGCCTCAAGTTCCTAGATTTGAATAAAAACCCCTTGCAGAGGGTTAAGCAAAGTGACTTCATGAACATGCTACACCTCAAAGAGTTGGGGCTTAACAACATGGAGGAGTTGGTTTCCATAGACAAATTTGCCTTGATCAACCTCCCTGAGCTGACCAAACTAGACATGACCAACAACCCCAAGCTGTCCTTCATCCACCCCAGCGCGTTCCACCACCTTCCTCAAATGGAAACCCTCATGCTCAACAACAACGCCTTAAGTGCCTTGCATAAGCAGACGGTTGAGTCCCTGCCCAACCTGCAGGAGATCAGCATCCACAGCAACCCCATCCGCTGTGACTGCGTCATCCGCTGGGTCAACAGCACCGAGAACCACATCCGCTTCATTGAACCCCAGTCTACGCTGTGCGCTGAGCCCCCAGACCTGAAGAGGAGGCATATCCGAGACGTCCCCTTCCGGGAGATGACGGACCGGTGCCTGCCTCTCATCTCTGCCAAGAGCTTCCCCTCCCATCTTGAGGTTGCAGACAGTGAGAATATCTCCTTGCACTGCCGAGCTCtggcggagccggagccggagatCTATTGGGTCACCCCTTCGGGTGTTAAGCTGATCCCCTATACGGAAGATGGGCGGTACAAAGTGCATCCCGAAGGGACACTGGAGATTTACAGGATCTCCGCTCAGGAGGCTGGGCTGTACACCTGCGTGGCTCACAACCTCCTTGGTGCAGACACCAAGAGCATCAGTGTTATGGTCAATAGCTCCTTCCCACTCAGTGAGGACAGCCTGGAGCTGGTGGTGATGGAAGTCCAGGCCTACCACATCCTGGTTGCCTGGAAGCCACATCTCAACACCATCTCCTCTAACCTCACCTGGTCCAGCTTCTTGCTTAGCTCCAACCTGGACATGACCAATGTGGCCCGGATCCCTATAGGGACCCACGTGTACAACATCACCCGGCTCCACCAGGACACTGAGTACTGGGCCTGCCTCCACGTGGCCTTTGTAGACTTGCAGGCCAAGGTGGCTTGCGTGAGTGCCAGGACTAAAGAGGCCGGCTACCGCTACAGGTTCCTGGGGGCCAGGCAGAGCATCCTGACAATGCTGGTCCTCTGCATCTTGCTGCTGTCCGCCAGCCTTGTAGGTCACTACGGCTTCGGCTCCTCCGGGGCAGAGCCCCGGAGTGCCACGGAGCTGCTCCCGCGCCGCACGCCGTGCAGCCTGGGCGCTTCCTCGGTGCGCGTGATCTACCCGCCCTTCATCCGGCCCTGGGGtcgggggcagcgcggggagaAGCTCCTCGCCGTGGAGGTGCAAGCGACCCCCCTGGACTCGTGA